Proteins from a genomic interval of Microbacterium esteraromaticum:
- a CDS encoding anhydro-N-acetylmuramic acid kinase, with the protein MRVLGLLSGTSHDGIDAAVVDLVVSGADATGRVDLRGTVIASASVPYDAPLRARLIDALPPASTTLAEVCELDTLIGQAFAEVAAQVADSAGGVDAVCSHGQTVYHWVQGAHALGTLQIGQPAWIAERVGAPVVSDVRVRDITAGGHGAPLVSFLDDLLLRSRAGTSAALNLGGIANMTVVGPTALSAYDIGPANALIDAMIVAEELNDLGYDDDARIARSGRIDESLLAAMLDDPYYALTPPKSTGKEHFHLDYVRQHLAAQQRPIPVADVVRTLTELTVRTVAQDVRAVGIDYLAVSGGGCHNPLIMDGLRAALPETEVVLSDALGLPADAKEAILFAVIGWCTMNGVAAVVPGGTGAPQPRILGTITPGAAPLEMPAPVAGIRSLTLTGHPTATPATE; encoded by the coding sequence ATGCGCGTTCTGGGACTGCTCTCGGGCACCTCACACGATGGCATCGACGCGGCTGTCGTCGATCTCGTGGTGAGTGGTGCGGATGCCACGGGCAGGGTCGATCTGCGCGGCACGGTCATCGCGTCTGCGAGTGTGCCGTACGACGCGCCGTTGCGTGCACGCTTGATCGACGCGCTGCCCCCCGCATCGACGACCTTGGCCGAGGTGTGCGAGCTCGACACGCTCATCGGGCAGGCATTCGCCGAGGTCGCCGCTCAGGTGGCCGACAGTGCGGGTGGGGTGGATGCCGTGTGCTCGCACGGGCAGACCGTCTACCACTGGGTGCAGGGCGCGCACGCGCTCGGCACGCTGCAGATCGGGCAGCCCGCCTGGATCGCCGAGCGGGTCGGTGCCCCCGTCGTCTCGGATGTGCGCGTGCGCGACATCACCGCCGGAGGTCACGGCGCGCCGCTGGTCTCGTTCCTCGATGATCTGCTGCTGCGCTCGCGCGCGGGCACGTCTGCAGCTCTCAACCTTGGCGGCATCGCGAACATGACCGTGGTGGGCCCGACCGCTCTGAGCGCCTACGACATCGGCCCCGCCAATGCCCTGATCGATGCGATGATCGTCGCCGAAGAGCTCAACGATCTCGGCTACGACGATGACGCGCGCATCGCCCGCTCCGGCCGCATCGATGAGTCGCTGCTCGCCGCGATGCTCGACGACCCGTACTACGCACTGACACCGCCGAAGAGCACGGGTAAGGAGCACTTCCATCTCGACTATGTGCGGCAGCATCTGGCTGCGCAGCAGCGCCCCATCCCGGTGGCAGACGTGGTGCGTACGCTCACTGAGCTCACGGTGCGCACGGTGGCTCAGGACGTGCGTGCCGTGGGGATCGACTACCTCGCGGTGTCGGGCGGCGGATGCCACAACCCGCTGATCATGGACGGATTGCGCGCAGCGCTGCCCGAGACCGAGGTCGTGCTGTCGGACGCTCTGGGTCTGCCGGCGGATGCCAAAGAGGCGATTCTGTTCGCCGTGATCGGCTGGTGCACGATGAACGGCGTCGCCGCGGTCGTACCGGGCGGAACCGGGGCGCCGCAGCCGCGCATCCTCGGCACGATCACACCGGGTGCGGCGCCGTTGGAGATGCCGGCGCCGGTCGCGGGCATCCGATCGCTGACTCTTACAGGCCACCCCACCGCGACGCCGGCCACAGAATAG
- the lepB gene encoding signal peptidase I — translation MTDAERSSPARWRRITGSAWFHLALAFVVVGALLSFVAKPYWVPSGSMEQTLLVGDRVLVNRLAYVGNAHPSTGEIIVFDADESWGAEAHLDEGPVKSALRWLGEVSGFGPSGPHTLVKRVVAGPGQTVACCTAEGAVIVDGEPLDEPYVFDDLAFEPGVLDCTTTPASPRCLPEVTVPEGRYLVLGDHRSLSADSAQHCRRDADNDSGCWLWARDEDIVGRASAILWPASRWGGL, via the coding sequence ATGACCGACGCTGAACGCTCCTCCCCCGCCCGGTGGCGACGCATCACCGGCAGTGCCTGGTTCCACCTCGCGCTGGCGTTCGTGGTGGTGGGCGCGTTGCTGTCGTTCGTTGCAAAACCGTACTGGGTGCCGTCGGGGTCGATGGAGCAGACCCTGCTCGTCGGCGACCGCGTGCTCGTCAATCGACTCGCGTACGTCGGCAACGCACACCCGAGCACCGGCGAGATCATCGTCTTCGACGCCGACGAGAGCTGGGGTGCCGAGGCCCACCTCGACGAGGGTCCCGTCAAGAGCGCGCTGCGCTGGCTGGGCGAGGTGAGCGGATTCGGCCCGTCGGGTCCGCACACCCTCGTCAAGCGCGTGGTCGCCGGTCCGGGTCAGACCGTCGCATGCTGCACCGCAGAGGGCGCAGTGATCGTCGACGGCGAGCCGCTGGACGAACCGTACGTGTTCGACGATCTCGCCTTCGAACCCGGCGTGCTCGACTGCACGACCACACCGGCGTCCCCCCGTTGCCTGCCCGAGGTCACCGTTCCCGAGGGACGCTACCTCGTGCTCGGCGACCACCGCTCGCTGTCTGCCGACAGCGCCCAGCACTGTCGCAGAGACGCGGACAACGACAGCGGATGCTGGCTGTGGGCCCGCGACGAAGACATCGTCGGCCGAGCGAGCGCTATTCTGTGGCCGGCGTCGCGGTGGGGTGGCCTGTAA
- a CDS encoding response regulator, whose product MPEIRVLIVDDDPLVRSALSHFVSRDPEVEVVGQAENGREAIAFLERDLPDVVMMDVQMPEMNGIEATTVIATRWPDVRILAVTTLDGSETVLPMLSAGASGYMLKDSSAESILAGVREVHSGASSLSPRIASLLVRHVRSTAPSSEAGALEKLTERETEVLQRLSQGMSNAEMAHSLIVSEGTVKAHLGRIMAKWHVRDRVQILVVAARAGLIDFR is encoded by the coding sequence ATGCCCGAGATCAGAGTCCTCATCGTCGACGACGACCCGCTGGTGCGCTCCGCGCTGTCGCACTTCGTGTCACGCGATCCCGAGGTCGAGGTCGTGGGCCAAGCCGAGAACGGGCGCGAGGCGATCGCCTTCCTCGAACGCGATCTGCCCGACGTGGTGATGATGGACGTGCAGATGCCCGAGATGAACGGCATCGAGGCGACGACGGTGATCGCCACGCGCTGGCCCGACGTGCGCATCCTCGCGGTGACCACGCTGGACGGCAGCGAGACGGTGCTTCCGATGCTGAGCGCAGGGGCATCCGGATACATGCTCAAGGACTCCAGCGCCGAGAGCATCCTCGCTGGAGTGCGCGAGGTGCACAGCGGTGCGAGCTCGCTGTCGCCGCGGATCGCCTCACTGCTGGTGCGTCATGTGCGCAGCACGGCACCCTCGAGCGAAGCGGGCGCGCTGGAGAAGTTGACCGAGCGCGAGACCGAGGTGCTGCAACGGCTGTCGCAGGGCATGTCGAACGCCGAGATGGCGCACTCGCTGATCGTGTCTGAGGGGACGGTCAAGGCACACCTGGGGCGCATTATGGCGAAGTGGCATGTGCGCGACCGCGTGCAGATACTGGTCGTGGCAGCACGTGCGGGACTCATCGACTTTCGGTGA
- a CDS encoding sensor histidine kinase, which translates to MPLRLPSRDDQGRLRLNRGERLTTVERIVMLTFLVVLMALDVLNAFLSSDLDLAGSLLSITATAVFILYLWWPTTATAALGVVFAISVGVGKEAAVLFAAAIAAGMVLRLGATALVLSYAGGFLVATAVVALVDRGESVNVGIYLVIAAVAGAIGFALRLASARGERLEQQLAARAEQERQAVLAERRWIAGELHDSIAHHLTIVSLHVQLLDDPNTLKGSQDAIRIATRKAMADLRFVIDLADDGPRSTVTHTGDLATAIAEAATEIEAAGHRVITEGNPNDERIPRMAEIVLARIVRESTTNILKYAGHGDVVIRVETDDDTVALTMLSPLAETPRKDVPSSGTGLNRMAERVIGASGEFTTGPEDDQWRVAARLPVT; encoded by the coding sequence ATGCCCCTTCGCCTGCCGTCGCGCGACGATCAAGGTCGCCTGCGGTTGAACCGCGGTGAACGCCTGACCACCGTTGAGCGAATCGTCATGCTCACCTTCCTGGTGGTGCTGATGGCTCTCGACGTGCTCAACGCCTTCCTCTCGTCTGACTTGGATCTCGCGGGCTCACTGCTCAGCATCACCGCTACGGCGGTGTTCATCCTCTATCTCTGGTGGCCAACTACAGCCACAGCGGCGCTTGGGGTTGTCTTCGCCATCTCGGTCGGCGTCGGCAAGGAGGCCGCTGTTCTCTTCGCCGCCGCAATCGCGGCGGGAATGGTGCTGCGGCTCGGTGCCACGGCACTCGTGCTGTCATATGCGGGCGGGTTTCTCGTGGCTACCGCCGTTGTCGCACTTGTCGACCGTGGCGAGTCGGTGAACGTCGGCATCTACCTCGTCATCGCTGCCGTTGCTGGCGCGATCGGCTTCGCACTACGTCTCGCCTCTGCCCGCGGCGAGCGTCTGGAGCAGCAACTCGCGGCACGCGCCGAACAGGAACGCCAGGCGGTGCTCGCCGAACGCCGGTGGATCGCCGGCGAACTGCACGACAGCATCGCCCACCACCTCACCATCGTCTCGCTGCACGTGCAGCTACTCGACGACCCGAACACACTCAAGGGGTCACAGGACGCGATCCGCATCGCCACCCGTAAGGCGATGGCAGACCTGCGCTTCGTCATCGACCTCGCCGACGACGGGCCCCGGTCGACCGTCACCCACACCGGAGACCTCGCCACCGCCATCGCAGAGGCCGCGACCGAGATCGAAGCTGCCGGCCACCGGGTGATCACCGAGGGAAACCCCAACGACGAGCGCATCCCGCGCATGGCCGAGATCGTGCTGGCTCGTATCGTCCGCGAGTCGACCACGAACATCCTCAAGTACGCAGGCCACGGCGATGTGGTCATCCGTGTCGAGACGGACGACGACACCGTCGCGCTCACCATGCTGAGCCCGCTCGCCGAGACTCCTCGCAAAGATGTGCCTTCGAGCGGAACCGGGCTCAACCGGATGGCAGAGCGCGTGATCGGTGCCAGCGGTGAATTCACCACCGGGCCCGAAGACGACCAGTGGCGCGTCGCTGCCCGCCTGCCCGTCACCTGA
- a CDS encoding LCP family protein: MTSTDSDFALDATPRRRRRWPWVIVFVLVGALLAAAATAGVYLWNLNTSFEKAEKLPAAEVFPTVRPTASNPEAVNILMLGSDSRSGLEGDLEGIRGQRADSILLVHIPADRSGAQVISFMRDNWVEIPGHGERKLNAALSLGGVPLLVETLESIIDVPIDHVAITDFEGFKGLTEALDGVSVNNSIPFTSEGFTYEQGVVDVRGDKALAFVRARYPFTDGDYQRVRNQQSFIKGVLDKMLSRETLTDPGRIAASVDAMSPYLTVDSGLDVATIGSLGFSLRGIDQGDIMFMTSPTLGTGMVGDQSIVRPDWEGLAALSEALKNDTVPEFAAAG; the protein is encoded by the coding sequence ATGACTTCGACTGATTCCGATTTCGCCCTCGACGCGACGCCGCGTCGCCGGCGTCGTTGGCCGTGGGTGATCGTGTTCGTGCTGGTCGGCGCACTACTGGCCGCCGCCGCGACCGCGGGCGTCTATCTCTGGAATCTGAACACGTCGTTCGAGAAGGCCGAGAAGCTGCCGGCGGCGGAAGTCTTCCCGACGGTGCGGCCGACGGCGTCCAATCCCGAAGCGGTGAACATCCTGATGCTCGGGTCGGACTCGCGCAGTGGCCTGGAGGGCGATCTGGAGGGCATCCGCGGTCAACGCGCAGACTCGATCCTGCTCGTGCACATCCCCGCCGACAGGTCAGGGGCGCAGGTGATCTCGTTCATGCGCGACAACTGGGTCGAGATCCCCGGGCACGGCGAGCGCAAGCTCAATGCCGCACTGTCGCTGGGTGGCGTGCCCCTGTTGGTCGAAACGCTCGAGAGCATCATCGATGTACCGATCGATCATGTGGCGATCACGGACTTCGAAGGGTTCAAGGGACTGACCGAGGCGCTCGACGGGGTGTCCGTGAACAACTCGATCCCGTTCACGTCCGAAGGCTTCACCTACGAGCAGGGCGTGGTCGACGTGCGCGGCGACAAGGCCCTGGCGTTCGTGCGCGCCCGGTACCCGTTCACAGACGGCGACTACCAGCGCGTGCGCAACCAGCAGTCGTTCATCAAGGGTGTGCTCGACAAGATGCTCAGTCGCGAGACGTTGACCGATCCGGGTCGTATCGCCGCGTCGGTAGATGCGATGTCGCCGTACCTGACGGTCGATTCCGGACTCGACGTGGCCACGATCGGCTCACTCGGTTTCAGCCTGCGCGGTATCGATCAGGGCGACATCATGTTCATGACGTCGCCGACGCTGGGCACCGGCATGGTTGGCGATCAGTCGATCGTGCGACCGGACTGGGAGGGCCTGGCGGCGCTGTCGGAGGCGTTGAAGAACGACACCGTTCCCGAGTTCGCGGCGGCGGGCTGA
- a CDS encoding Ppx/GppA phosphatase family protein codes for MRLGILDIGSNTVHLLAADARPGGRPQATTSDRSVVRLMRFLTPDGSISEEGVHALVSAVRRARQVAEQERVETLLATATSAVREARNGEDVIARIEDALGQPLQVLTGVEEAELTFLAVRRWFGWDAGRILLLDIGGGSFEFAAGGDEVPEVAESVALGAGRMTVEFMPQDPPGEDAVEQLRAHARTVLAPVVAKLRTLDAPDHLVGSSKAIRSLANLAGREVSGLGFDRTVMSRSALKSWIPRLARLPASARQELPGITPDRTFQIVAAAVCLHTAMKMLSIDKLEVSPWALREGVLLRYTESMHLDRPY; via the coding sequence GTGCGTTTGGGAATTCTCGACATCGGTTCGAACACGGTGCACCTGCTGGCGGCGGATGCCCGTCCCGGGGGCCGTCCGCAGGCGACGACGAGCGATCGCAGCGTCGTGCGCCTGATGCGCTTTCTGACTCCCGATGGGTCGATCAGCGAAGAAGGTGTTCACGCCCTGGTCTCGGCGGTACGTCGCGCCCGGCAGGTCGCTGAGCAGGAGCGCGTCGAGACGCTGCTGGCGACGGCGACGAGCGCGGTACGTGAGGCGCGCAACGGCGAGGACGTGATCGCACGCATCGAGGATGCCCTCGGCCAACCGCTGCAGGTGCTCACCGGCGTCGAAGAGGCCGAGCTGACGTTCTTGGCTGTGCGGCGCTGGTTCGGCTGGGATGCCGGGCGCATCCTGCTGCTCGACATCGGCGGTGGGTCGTTCGAGTTCGCCGCCGGCGGCGACGAGGTGCCTGAGGTGGCCGAGTCGGTTGCGTTGGGTGCGGGGCGTATGACGGTCGAGTTCATGCCGCAGGATCCTCCGGGTGAGGATGCTGTCGAGCAGCTGCGTGCGCATGCGCGCACCGTGTTGGCTCCGGTGGTGGCGAAGTTGAGAACGTTGGATGCCCCGGATCACCTGGTCGGTTCGTCCAAGGCGATCCGGTCATTGGCGAACCTCGCGGGGCGCGAGGTGTCGGGTTTGGGGTTCGATCGCACGGTGATGTCGCGCTCGGCGCTGAAGTCGTGGATTCCGCGGTTGGCCCGGCTTCCGGCATCCGCTCGTCAGGAGCTTCCGGGTATCACGCCCGACCGCACTTTTCAGATCGTCGCGGCCGCGGTGTGTCTGCACACCGCTATGAAGATGCTGAGCATCGACAAGCTGGAGGTGTCTCCGTGGGCGCTGCGCGAGGGTGTGCTATTGCGTTACACAGAATCAATGCACCTCGACCGTCCATACTGA
- the coaA gene encoding type I pantothenate kinase — protein MERVTAADPTLPLSPYREIDRADWARLAAGLTQPLSETEIVELRGIGDRLDLTEVREVYLPLSRLLSLYASSTRALGAATSAFLQEEDTTTPFVVGVAGSVAVGKSTIARLLRELMSRWPGTPRVELVTTDGFLYPNAELERRGIMDRKGFPEAYDRRALLQFLTEVKSGAPEVRAPFYSHMRYDIVPDAHVVLRRPDVVIVEGLNVLQPPPAPHDPAVSDLFDFSIFVDADTEHIERWYIDRFLALRKGAFSNPSSYFNVFAHLTDDEAVATALGYWNEINMPNLVENVMPTKHRATLVLRKGADHAVESVQLRKV, from the coding sequence ATGGAGCGCGTGACCGCCGCAGACCCGACCCTGCCCCTGTCTCCGTACCGCGAGATAGACAGAGCCGACTGGGCGCGCCTGGCCGCAGGGCTCACCCAGCCGCTCAGCGAGACCGAGATCGTCGAACTGCGCGGCATCGGTGACCGCCTCGACCTCACCGAGGTACGCGAGGTGTACCTGCCGCTCAGTCGCCTGCTCAGTCTCTACGCCAGCTCGACCCGTGCACTCGGCGCCGCAACCAGCGCCTTCCTGCAAGAAGAGGACACCACCACGCCGTTCGTCGTCGGCGTCGCTGGATCGGTCGCCGTCGGCAAATCGACCATCGCCCGCCTGCTGCGTGAACTGATGAGCCGCTGGCCCGGCACCCCCCGCGTCGAACTCGTCACCACCGACGGATTCCTGTACCCGAACGCGGAGCTCGAACGCCGCGGGATCATGGACCGCAAGGGCTTCCCCGAGGCCTACGACCGACGTGCGCTGCTGCAGTTCCTGACCGAAGTCAAGAGCGGCGCACCCGAGGTGCGCGCACCCTTCTACTCGCACATGCGCTACGACATCGTGCCCGACGCGCACGTCGTGCTGCGTCGCCCCGACGTCGTCATCGTCGAAGGTCTCAACGTGCTGCAACCGCCGCCCGCGCCGCACGACCCCGCCGTCAGCGATCTGTTCGACTTCTCGATTTTCGTCGACGCCGACACCGAACACATCGAGCGCTGGTACATCGACCGGTTCCTCGCGCTGCGCAAGGGTGCCTTCAGCAACCCCTCGTCGTACTTCAACGTGTTCGCGCACCTCACCGACGACGAAGCCGTCGCCACGGCATTGGGGTACTGGAACGAGATCAATATGCCCAACCTCGTTGAGAACGTCATGCCCACCAAACACCGCGCCACCCTCGTGCTGCGCAAGGGTGCCGACCACGCCGTCGAGAGCGTGCAACTGCGCAAGGTGTGA
- the glmS gene encoding glutamine--fructose-6-phosphate transaminase (isomerizing) has protein sequence MCGIVGYVGPRPSQDILLAGLARLEYRGYDSAGIAVIDERGELGMRKKAGKLSALRDSLADSALPEGSTGIGHTRWATHGGPTDLNAHPHLADDDKLAVIHNGIIENFAALRAELEAEGVTFRSETDTEVAAALLGREYRASEDLESAFRNVVNRLEGAFTLLAMHEDQPGLVVGARRNSPLVIGLGEGENFLGSDVAAFVEHTRNALAIGQDQIVAITPSEVIVTDFDGNPVEAQPFEVSWDAAAAEKGGWPSFMAKEVAEQPDAVANTIRGRIADGEVVIPELDGLDALFTGIRRIIITACGTASYAALVGKYAVEQWARVPVDVELAHEFRYRDPVIGDDTLVVSISQSGETMDTLMAVKYARERGARTLSVCNTQGATIPRESDAVVYTHAGPEVAVASTKAFSAQITALLLLGLHMGRVRGVLPASASDVVAELQELPGHVAHVLAEETEHVTQLAGWMADTRSVLFLGRHVGYPIALEGALKLKEISYIHAEGFAAGELKHGPIALIEPGQPVFVLVPSPRHSALIHSKVVSNIQEIRARGARVIVIAEEGDAAVLPYADEVIRIPLASPLLEPLLAVVPLQIFAMALATAKGLDVDQPRNLAKSVTVE, from the coding sequence ATGTGTGGAATCGTCGGATACGTGGGCCCGCGGCCCAGCCAGGACATCCTTCTCGCGGGGCTGGCCCGCCTTGAGTACCGCGGCTACGACTCGGCCGGCATCGCCGTGATCGACGAGCGGGGCGAGCTCGGCATGCGCAAGAAGGCCGGCAAGCTCTCGGCGCTACGCGACTCGCTCGCTGATAGCGCCCTTCCCGAAGGCTCCACAGGCATCGGGCACACCCGGTGGGCAACCCACGGCGGACCCACCGACCTCAACGCCCACCCCCACCTCGCCGACGACGACAAGCTCGCCGTCATCCACAACGGCATCATCGAGAACTTCGCCGCACTGCGGGCCGAGCTCGAAGCCGAAGGCGTCACCTTCCGCAGCGAGACCGATACCGAGGTCGCCGCCGCACTGCTCGGGCGCGAGTACCGGGCATCCGAAGACCTGGAATCCGCGTTCCGCAACGTCGTCAACCGCCTCGAAGGCGCGTTCACGCTGCTCGCCATGCACGAAGACCAGCCCGGCCTCGTCGTCGGAGCGCGTCGCAACTCGCCGCTGGTGATCGGCCTCGGAGAGGGTGAGAACTTCCTCGGCTCCGACGTCGCCGCCTTCGTCGAGCACACCCGCAACGCACTCGCGATCGGGCAGGACCAGATCGTCGCGATCACTCCGTCCGAGGTCATTGTCACCGACTTCGACGGCAACCCGGTCGAGGCGCAGCCGTTCGAGGTCTCGTGGGACGCCGCCGCCGCCGAGAAGGGCGGCTGGCCGTCGTTCATGGCCAAGGAAGTGGCCGAGCAGCCCGACGCCGTCGCGAACACCATCCGTGGACGCATCGCCGACGGCGAGGTCGTCATCCCCGAGCTCGACGGACTGGACGCCCTGTTCACCGGTATCCGCCGCATCATCATCACCGCTTGCGGCACCGCGTCGTACGCTGCGCTCGTCGGAAAGTACGCCGTCGAGCAGTGGGCGCGGGTGCCCGTCGACGTCGAGCTCGCCCACGAGTTCCGCTACCGCGACCCGGTGATCGGCGACGACACCCTCGTCGTCTCGATCAGCCAGTCGGGCGAGACCATGGACACCCTGATGGCCGTGAAGTACGCGCGTGAGCGTGGGGCGCGCACGCTGTCGGTCTGCAACACGCAGGGCGCGACGATCCCGCGCGAATCGGATGCCGTCGTCTACACCCACGCCGGACCCGAGGTCGCTGTCGCCTCGACCAAGGCATTCTCGGCGCAGATCACCGCACTGCTGCTGCTCGGCCTGCACATGGGGCGCGTGCGCGGGGTTCTTCCCGCCTCTGCCTCGGATGTCGTCGCCGAACTGCAGGAGCTGCCCGGACACGTGGCGCACGTGCTCGCTGAAGAGACCGAGCACGTCACCCAGCTTGCGGGCTGGATGGCCGATACCCGCTCGGTGCTGTTCCTCGGACGACACGTCGGTTACCCGATCGCCCTCGAAGGCGCGCTCAAGCTCAAGGAGATCTCGTACATCCACGCCGAGGGCTTCGCGGCCGGTGAGCTCAAGCACGGCCCGATCGCCCTGATCGAGCCCGGCCAGCCCGTGTTCGTGCTCGTGCCGTCGCCGCGCCACTCGGCGCTGATCCACTCGAAGGTCGTCTCGAACATCCAGGAGATCCGCGCCCGCGGTGCCCGCGTGATCGTCATCGCCGAAGAGGGCGACGCCGCCGTGCTGCCGTACGCCGACGAGGTCATCCGCATTCCGCTCGCCTCGCCGCTGCTCGAGCCGCTGCTGGCCGTCGTGCCGCTGCAGATCTTCGCCATGGCGCTCGCCACCGCGAAGGGCCTCGACGTCGACCAGCCGAGGAACCTGGCGAAGTCCGTCACCGTCGAGTGA
- a CDS encoding ROK family transcriptional regulator, with protein sequence MNRPHDARGDRFGSAFGPSRELRSRVKLLPEYARAHNRALVLQTLYHAGELSRADLARETGLTRVTISDLVSELIADEIVKEKGTRESSGPGKPATLIDIDRDGHQIIGIDLSGPSRFEGAVMNLDGEVLARDTIDRPPGDDGEAGFAGMLELARRMIAASDRPILGVGIGAQGVVSADGVVLSSPNLGWQGMPLRDRTRDELDLPVIVGNDANAAVLAEYTFGGDRSDFMLIKVGRGVGAGLITGGQPLTGSRFAAGEIGHVVVGTDGGPRCVCGRDGCLEAWVNVVRLRSAIAEDPASREEVLRDAGARLAIGIAPIVAALDLSDIILSGPAELLDDVFIAAALETLHERTLDGVFDDITIHRTVQPDIVLHGAAVMVLAAQLGIS encoded by the coding sequence ATGAACAGACCCCACGACGCCCGTGGTGATCGCTTCGGCAGCGCCTTCGGGCCTTCGCGTGAGTTGCGCTCCCGGGTGAAGCTGCTGCCCGAATACGCTCGCGCGCACAATCGCGCCCTCGTGTTGCAGACGCTGTACCACGCGGGTGAGCTCAGTCGCGCCGACCTCGCCCGCGAGACCGGGCTGACCAGGGTCACGATCTCCGACCTCGTCTCTGAGCTCATCGCCGACGAGATCGTCAAAGAGAAGGGCACCCGAGAGTCGTCTGGGCCTGGCAAACCCGCGACGCTGATCGACATCGACCGCGACGGGCATCAGATCATCGGCATCGACCTCTCCGGTCCGTCACGGTTCGAAGGTGCGGTCATGAACCTCGACGGCGAGGTCCTCGCGCGAGACACGATCGACCGTCCGCCGGGAGATGACGGCGAAGCCGGATTTGCCGGGATGCTCGAGCTTGCCAGGCGCATGATCGCAGCATCCGATCGCCCCATTCTGGGCGTCGGCATCGGCGCCCAGGGTGTCGTCAGCGCCGACGGCGTCGTCCTCAGCTCCCCCAACCTGGGGTGGCAGGGGATGCCGCTGCGCGACCGCACCCGCGACGAACTCGATCTGCCCGTCATCGTCGGCAACGACGCAAATGCGGCCGTGCTCGCCGAGTACACCTTCGGCGGCGACCGCAGTGACTTCATGCTCATCAAGGTCGGACGAGGCGTCGGAGCCGGGCTGATCACCGGCGGCCAACCCCTGACCGGCAGCCGCTTCGCGGCGGGCGAGATCGGTCACGTCGTCGTCGGAACCGACGGGGGGCCGCGGTGCGTGTGCGGCAGGGACGGATGCCTGGAAGCCTGGGTCAATGTCGTGCGCCTGCGCTCGGCGATCGCCGAAGACCCCGCCTCGCGCGAGGAGGTTCTGCGGGATGCCGGAGCGCGCCTGGCGATCGGAATCGCCCCCATTGTGGCGGCGCTCGATCTGTCGGACATCATCCTGTCGGGGCCGGCCGAGCTACTCGACGACGTCTTCATCGCCGCTGCGCTCGAGACGTTGCATGAGCGCACCCTCGACGGAGTATTCGACGACATCACGATCCACCGCACCGTTCAGCCCGACATCGTGCTGCACGGCGCAGCGGTGATGGTGCTCGCCGCGCAGCTCGGCATCTCATGA